The Caldisericia bacterium DNA window AAAGCATATTCAACATTTTTAGTTTCATCATAAGGGAGCTCTAAATATTTTATTGGTTCTAAATCTCTTTCAACTTGAAGTGGTTCTCCTGCTCTTACATAACCTAATACTGGAATTTTTTTAACAGGAATTCCTTTCATTTTATAAAGAAAATCTAAAACTTTCTTTCTTTCTTCTTCATCAAGAGACTTTATTATTCTAAATAGATAATATTTTTCATCTCTTGTAATTACAAGAGATTCCTCATCTAAAAAATAAGAGATTGGAACATTAAAAACTTCAGATGCTTTAATAATAAATTTTATTCCAGGAGTTCTTAAGCCTTTTTCAATTTGATATATTGCTTGTCTTGTTACTCCTAATCTTTCTCCAAATTCTTCTTGAGTTAAACCAAGATCTTCTCTTAATTTTTTAATTCTTTCACCAATGTTCAACTTTAACCTCCTTTATTAATTATATCAAATAATTTCTATATTTTCTATCAATCTCTTGACAAATAGAAAGTAAATGTTATAATATATGTAAACAAATTGATATAATATTAAGGAGGTGATTTTTTGAAAGATACTGAGATTATCTATGAAATTTTAGCAAGAGTTTTAAACGAGAGAAACAAGGTAAAAATTTTGAAAAAATTGGAAAAATTAGAGAAAAAATCAGATGAGGAGAAAGAGAGAATTTTAGGAT harbors:
- a CDS encoding helix-turn-helix domain-containing protein, whose product is MNIGERIKKLREDLGLTQEEFGERLGVTRQAIYQIEKGLRTPGIKFIIKASEVFNVPISYFLDEESLVITRDEKYYLFRIIKSLDEEERKKVLDFLYKMKGIPVKKIPVLGYVRAGEPLQVERDLEPIKYLELPYDETKNVEYALIVKGDSMIDAKIYEGDYLLLNENIQWENNSLVVAIINGKATLKRLVFEDGKWKLKPANKEYPEIELNEHDDIKIIKVVKTWR